TCGGTCAAAAGCTTCCGTCCGTTCGAAGTCTCAAGTAAAAAAGCGGAGTGTCCAAGCCAGCGTATCTTCATGGAGCCCTCCTTTGCGGTTATTCCGCGGGAACTACAAGAACGCGTTTTTTGGTCTTTGAGACGTGCTCGAACTTGACAACGCCGTCTGCAAGGGCAAAGAGCGTATCGTCGGACGCGCGGCCTACGTTGCGGCCCGGCATTATCTTAGTTC
This window of the bacterium genome carries:
- the rpmA gene encoding 50S ribosomal protein L27, with amino-acid sequence MAHKKGGGVAKNNRDSAGRRLGVKRYASQTVKTGEIIIRQRGTKIMPGRNVGRASDDTLFALADGVVKFEHVSKTKKRVLVVPAE